From the genome of Alteromonas stellipolaris:
GCGGTATTTCTCACTATAGCTGTTCTTCGTAGAGAGTTAGCCCTTTAAGTAGGGCCAGCAGTTACAGTGAAGTTAGATACTACTGCGAGCGGTTACTTTGCCTCAACAAAGCGCGCTTCTAAGTAGCCGATAATCGCTTTAGAATCATATAGCCACTCAACGCCATCGTTACTTTCAATTCGAAGACATGGCGTTTGAATTTTTCCGCCGCCCTGTAACAACTCTTCTCTATAAGGCGAACCCTCTGATACATTCCGCTTTTGAATAGGCACATTGTATTTGTACATTGCCCGGCGAGTTTTAATACAGAAAGGACAACCAAAGAACTGATATAAAGCCAATTTTTGGCTTTCTTCAGCAACCTGTACTTGTTTTTCTGGCGAACGTTTTAGCTTAGTGCCACGGGTAATTACATCGACAAAAGCAATGATAGCCCCAAGTAAGTTACGAATAAGGGTTATAAAGAATTTCATTTTACGGCTCTACTAACGAATGATGAAATAAAAACGCGATTGTACTACTTGGTGCCGCCCTTTAATAATTAAGATGCTATTAATTTTAGTGTTTCGATAACCTGAGTTTGAAACATACTATGCAAGCACGA
Proteins encoded in this window:
- a CDS encoding glutaredoxin domain-containing protein, coding for MKFFITLIRNLLGAIIAFVDVITRGTKLKRSPEKQVQVAEESQKLALYQFFGCPFCIKTRRAMYKYNVPIQKRNVSEGSPYREELLQGGGKIQTPCLRIESNDGVEWLYDSKAIIGYLEARFVEAK